A window from Ostrinia nubilalis chromosome 13, ilOstNubi1.1, whole genome shotgun sequence encodes these proteins:
- the LOC135077447 gene encoding serine/threonine-protein kinase MARK2 — translation MNSGARRALTGSIHKIREFELEKVSLVEEFDILQIVGEGWFGKILLVEHRASDTEIVLKALPKPYVSIRDFYREFHYSLHLSAHRNIVTTFDVAFETAGFYVFCQEYAPLGDLTSNMLDTGIGEIHTKRVAKQLAAALEHLHQRDLVHRDVKLDNILIFKSDFSRIKLCDFGETRKVQSMVRRRNEWLPYSPPEVLKLAMDSSYKALITHDVWQFGIVIFICLTGCLPWQKAAFDDPRYTSYYGWYNSANPLKKQPKLWKMVSSRAQKMFKKFVEPREDKRASNFVELSRYLDDRWMAKGYTDRVAGGDIDELCPSMYSFHSDPNEKNILLKHFRDNGIETTVDRQVKKQRIREWIQNSVIEEADEEEESAYEHSVYDDSDAELEDRSRPHPIDETHRVTLRYDTEKHINPRTGEIVEGVKHQPTEKNPLSYDVQNIEPVAPVNVVRRYGVKEEGSSHSSTKDSAYGSMEVKVNSSTKMTYKAENKHLTSLDSTQNSPSRSLSGSSIQQNRSPLTTHAQRIQRSEEVFLRELESRGSSTTIHSLGNSSRSNSLQVTRNGSLDSASNANIEVPVQIENVSARTNIPVVSQNGFSPGGKPPQPTSSTSNPYVSLKNTVYDRVNNTPNETTNNNTVDNYSNNQSMDSPYTSMMNIIQGQMKISPHGNELNRNVVDVSVTTQNKRN, via the exons ATGAATAGTGGAGCAAGAAGGGCCTTGACTGGCTCTATACACAAAATCAGAGAGTTCGAACTTGAAAAA GTCAGCCTGGTTGAAGAGTTTGATATCCTTCAAATCGTTGGGGAAGGATGGTTTGGGAAGATACTTTTGGTAGAGCACAGAGCTTCTGATACTGAAATTGTTTTGAAAGCTTTGCCCAAACCTTATGTATCCATTAGAGATTTTTATAGAGAATTCCATTATAGTCTACATTTAAGTGCACACAGAAACATCGTCACCACATTCGATGTAGCGTTCGAGACGGCTGGCTTCTATGTATTCTGTCAAGAATATGCTCCTTTAG GTGATCTAACATCTAACATGCTTGATACTGGAATAGGTGAAATACACACAAAAAGAGTGGCGAAACAATTAGCTGCAGCCTTGGAACACTTACATCAAAGAGATTTGGTACACCGAGATGTTAAACTTGACAATATTCTGATATTTAAGTCTGATTTTTCACGAATAAAACTTTGCGATTTCGGAGAAACAAGAAAAGTACAATCAATGGTCCGAAGAAGAAATGAATGGTTGCCCTATTCACCTCCAGAAGTTTTAAAACTAGCAATGGATAGTAGTTACAA AGCGCTAATTACCCACGATGTTTGGCAATTTGGTATAGTTATTTTCATTTGCCTCACGGGGTGTTTACCTTGGCAGAAAGCTGCTTTTGACGATCCTAGGTATACAAG TTATTATGGCTGGTACAATAGCGCTAACCCCTTGAAAAAGCAACCCAAGTTATGGAAAATGGTGTCATCGAGAGCACAAAAAATGTTCAAAAAGTTTGTGGAACCTCGAGAAGATAAGCGTGCATCTAATTTTGTTGAATTATCAAGGTACTTAGATGATAGATGGATGGCAAAAGGGTATACTGATAGAGTTG CGGGAGGTGATATTGATGAGCTTTGCCCGTCTATGTACAGCTTTCACAGTGACcccaatgaaaaaaatattttgctcaaACATTTCCGAGACAATGGAATTGAAACAACTGTCGATCGTCAAGTGAAAAAACAAAGAATACGAGAATGGATCCAAAACAGTGTTATTGAAGAAGCTGATGAAGAa GAGGAGAGTGCCTATGAACATAGCGTCTACGATGACAGCGATGCTGAATTAGAAGACAGATCGCGACCACATCCCATCGACGAAACACATAGAGTAACCCTTCGGTATGACACAGAGAAACATATTAATCCGAGAACAGGCGAGATTGTTGAAGGTGTTAAACACCAACCAACAGAAAAAAATCCCCTATCTTACGATGTCCAAAACATTGAACCTGTTGCTCCTGTAAATGTTGTCAGAAGATACGGCGTTAAAGAAGAAGGTTCATCGCATAGCTCTACCAAAGATAGTGCTTACGGTTCAATGGAAGTTAAAGTTAATTCATCAACAAAAATGACTTATAAAGCTGAAAATAAACACTTGACATCCTTAGATAGCACTCAAAATTCTCCAAGTAGATCTCTTAGTGGTTCTTCTATTCAACAGAACCGTTCCCCTCTTACTACTCATGCCCAAAGGATTCAAAGAAGTGAAGAAGTATTTTTAAGAGAATTGGAAAGTAGAGGTAGCTCAACTACTATTCACTCGTTAGGAAATTCTTCACGTTCCAATAGTCTTCAAGTGACTCGTAATGGTTCTTTAGATAGTGCATCCAATGCAAACATTGAAGTTCCCGTGCAAATTGAAAATGTGTCAGCCAGGACTAACATTCCCGTTGTAAGTCAGAATGGATTTAGTCCTGGTGGTAAGCCACCACAACCAACATCATCAACATCAAACCCATacgtatctttaaaaaacacAGTTTATGATAGAGTCAATAATACTCCCAATGAAACGACCAATAACAATACAGTTGATAATTATTCCAATAACCAGTCAATGGACAGTCCTTATACATCAATGATGAATATTATACAAGGCCAAATGAAAATCTCTCCACACGGCAATGAACTAAACCGAAATGTAGTTGATGTATCTGTTACTACTCagaataaaagaaattaa